The Metabacillus sediminilitoris genome window below encodes:
- a CDS encoding LLM class flavin-dependent oxidoreductase: protein MKISILDQSPISSGKTAEDALEASVKLAQFGEQYGYTRYWIAEHHDISGLACSAPEVMLGYIGARTNTIRIGSGAVLLPNYKPYKVAETHNLLATLFEGRIDIGIGRSPGGSAEASLALSDNFLQQMSKYPESVKELLRFINQDFPSDHLFSKITASPQPRESPQPWILGTSTKSALLAAECGTGYAYAHFMRNHGTSIVEGYRDNFRKNGKLARPNIIIAVSVICAETTEKAEKLALSQFLWAILSSKGEKMIKIPSIEETEQYTFSEKEEEMIHKMKRKMIIGNPREVNQQLHALQALYGADEMMILTITHQYEDRLRSYQLIAEELSKNK, encoded by the coding sequence AGCAGAAGATGCATTAGAAGCATCTGTTAAATTAGCGCAATTCGGTGAGCAATATGGGTACACACGGTATTGGATTGCTGAACATCATGATATATCAGGACTTGCATGCTCTGCTCCAGAAGTCATGTTAGGGTACATAGGAGCAAGAACTAATACAATTCGAATCGGTTCAGGAGCAGTGCTGCTGCCAAACTATAAACCGTACAAGGTTGCTGAAACACATAATTTGCTTGCTACACTCTTTGAGGGGCGTATTGATATCGGAATTGGACGGTCGCCAGGGGGTTCAGCAGAAGCATCATTGGCCTTATCAGATAACTTTTTACAGCAAATGAGTAAATATCCCGAATCTGTTAAAGAACTTTTGAGATTTATAAATCAAGATTTTCCCTCAGACCATCTATTTTCAAAAATTACCGCTTCACCGCAGCCGCGGGAATCCCCTCAGCCATGGATTCTTGGCACTAGTACGAAAAGCGCGTTATTAGCTGCGGAATGTGGAACAGGTTATGCGTATGCACATTTTATGAGAAACCATGGAACGAGTATTGTTGAAGGGTATCGGGACAATTTTAGAAAGAATGGAAAATTGGCGAGACCAAATATCATTATTGCTGTTTCGGTCATTTGTGCGGAAACAACAGAAAAAGCTGAAAAATTAGCTTTAAGTCAATTTTTGTGGGCGATACTGTCATCTAAAGGGGAAAAGATGATTAAAATCCCTTCAATAGAAGAAACAGAGCAATATACATTTTCTGAAAAAGAAGAAGAAATGATACATAAGATGAAAAGGAAAATGATTATTGGGAATCCTCGTGAAGTAAACCAGCAGCTTCATGCACTGCAAGCTTTGTATGGAGCAGATGAAATGATGATATTGACGATCACTCATCAGTATGAGGACAGGCTTCGATCCTATCAACTCATTGCTGAGGAACTTTCTAAAAATAAGTGA
- a CDS encoding iron-sulfur cluster assembly accessory protein yields MKCKINRNAAKVLKKMLDSDDATGKMVRVFVTQQHGDHAHYDLKLDTPTEHDEIVKTDKDIDILLDKRNDFLDGVWIQYFYVPREEFIITNPSKGSHTH; encoded by the coding sequence ATGAAGTGTAAAATAAACCGTAATGCAGCAAAGGTATTAAAGAAAATGCTAGATAGCGATGATGCAACAGGAAAAATGGTTCGTGTTTTTGTTACACAACAACACGGCGACCATGCCCACTATGATCTAAAACTTGATACACCAACAGAACATGATGAAATTGTAAAAACAGATAAAGATATCGACATTTTATTAGACAAAAGAAATGACTTTCTTGACGGAGTTTGGATTCAATATTTCTACGTGCCTCGAGAAGAGTTCATCATTACAAATCCTTCAAAGGGAAGTCATACTCACTAA
- a CDS encoding ArsR/SmtB family transcription factor yields the protein MMSAAQKYDVFQAIADPSRRKMLKLLANQELPVTMISHHFPMSRTAVSKHLNILLESNLVSVEKVGREKRYKLQPDALLELKHWLSFYEQFWDNKLSMLKHLVENEETDELKVIDSKRTNE from the coding sequence ATAATGTCTGCCGCACAAAAATATGATGTTTTCCAAGCGATAGCAGATCCTTCGCGAAGAAAAATGCTAAAGCTTTTAGCAAATCAAGAATTACCTGTGACAATGATTAGTCATCATTTCCCAATGAGCCGTACTGCAGTCTCTAAGCATTTGAATATCCTTTTGGAATCAAATCTTGTCAGTGTAGAGAAAGTTGGCAGGGAAAAAAGGTACAAGCTTCAGCCTGATGCCTTACTCGAGCTAAAACATTGGCTATCCTTTTATGAACAATTTTGGGATAACAAGCTTTCGATGCTTAAACATCTTGTTGAAAATGAGGAAACAGATGAATTAAAGGTCATTGATAGCAAACGTACCAATGAATAA
- a CDS encoding Nramp family divalent metal transporter: MKVEKDLNNHSQPPNEYKKPTSLKEKLSMVGPGLAVAATGVGTADMITAIVLGTSFGMTFVWAIIIGSVLKYFLNEGVGRWYLATGKTILEGWRSLGSWATGYFSTYSIIWGFVYGAAAAATCGMAMEAMFPIMPIWGWAIVHSVVGFLLVFSGRYLLFERIMTVLIAIMFITIIGTAALFLPSFGDFAKGFIPTMPDGSFMMALGLIGGVGGTITMASYGYWLKEKKWEGKSWISVMRTDSKVAYTVTAIFTIASLIIGAQFLFGTGVTLSGDQGLLTLAEMLGEEFGATLRWLFLIAFWSAAFSSLLGVWNGVPYLFADFIRLMKARKDKSYENKSVEETDPAYRFYLAWLTFPPLILLFFGKPVQLIIIYGALGALFMPFLAISLVILLNSKKVEAQFRNKWLANSVLIGCVIMFVFLAVNQLMGMF; this comes from the coding sequence ATGAAAGTAGAAAAGGATTTGAACAATCACAGCCAACCACCAAATGAATACAAAAAACCAACATCACTAAAGGAAAAATTGTCGATGGTCGGTCCAGGGCTTGCGGTAGCAGCAACTGGTGTTGGAACAGCAGATATGATTACGGCCATTGTCCTTGGTACTTCTTTTGGGATGACATTTGTATGGGCAATCATTATCGGTTCTGTCTTAAAATACTTTTTAAATGAAGGTGTTGGCCGTTGGTATTTAGCAACTGGTAAAACCATTTTAGAAGGATGGCGTTCATTAGGGAGCTGGGCAACTGGATATTTTAGTACTTATTCAATTATTTGGGGTTTTGTTTATGGTGCTGCAGCTGCTGCAACTTGCGGAATGGCAATGGAAGCGATGTTTCCAATCATGCCTATATGGGGATGGGCAATTGTCCATTCTGTCGTTGGCTTCCTTCTCGTATTTAGTGGCAGATATCTACTATTTGAACGAATTATGACCGTATTAATCGCGATTATGTTCATTACGATTATTGGTACTGCTGCATTGTTTTTACCGAGTTTTGGTGATTTTGCGAAGGGGTTCATTCCTACAATGCCAGATGGTTCTTTCATGATGGCGCTTGGTTTGATTGGCGGTGTTGGCGGTACAATTACGATGGCATCTTATGGATATTGGCTGAAAGAGAAAAAGTGGGAAGGTAAAAGCTGGATTTCCGTTATGAGAACAGACTCGAAGGTAGCGTATACTGTTACAGCCATCTTTACAATCGCTTCCTTAATCATCGGTGCACAGTTTTTATTTGGGACAGGTGTAACGCTTAGCGGGGATCAAGGATTACTAACTTTAGCGGAAATGCTAGGCGAAGAATTCGGTGCAACCTTACGTTGGTTATTCTTAATCGCTTTTTGGTCTGCAGCATTTAGTTCATTATTAGGTGTTTGGAATGGTGTTCCATATCTATTTGCGGATTTTATTCGTCTTATGAAAGCACGTAAAGATAAATCCTATGAAAACAAGTCTGTTGAAGAAACAGATCCGGCTTATCGCTTTTACTTAGCTTGGCTGACATTTCCTCCATTGATTCTATTATTCTTTGGTAAACCGGTCCAACTGATTATTATCTATGGTGCACTTGGTGCATTATTTATGCCTTTTCTAGCAATCTCATTAGTTATATTGCTTAATTCTAAAAAAGTTGAAGCCCAGTTTAGAAATAAATGGTTGGCAAATAGTGTCTTAATTGGCTGCGTGATTATGTTTGTGTTCCTTGCTGTTAATCAGCTAATGGGAATGTTTTAA
- a CDS encoding SRPBCC family protein — MTNNQDKLPEVRKTTIFNAPIEKVWEAVSTSEGIAGWFMPNDFEPKVGHEFTIHSPFEKSPCKVLEVNPPNGLSFSWGVFGWEISFELKDLDGKTEFTLVHSGWGAPNDIVGPAGETFTVVRDRMSKGWDSIVSDRLRKVVEE; from the coding sequence ATGACAAATAATCAAGATAAATTACCTGAAGTCCGTAAAACGACCATTTTTAATGCACCAATTGAAAAAGTATGGGAAGCAGTTTCTACTTCTGAGGGCATTGCTGGGTGGTTTATGCCAAATGATTTCGAACCAAAGGTAGGACATGAATTTACGATTCATTCACCATTTGAAAAATCACCATGTAAAGTGTTGGAAGTAAACCCGCCAAATGGACTGTCATTCTCATGGGGAGTATTTGGCTGGGAAATATCATTTGAATTAAAAGACTTAGATGGAAAAACAGAGTTTACGCTTGTTCATTCTGGTTGGGGAGCGCCAAACGATATTGTCGGACCAGCTGGAGAGACATTTACTGTTGTAAGAGATCGAATGAGCAAAGGCTGGGATTCTATTGTCAGCGACCGTCTGCGTAAAGTAGTTGAGGAATAA
- a CDS encoding alpha/beta hydrolase, with protein sequence MGEQDLWLRMSDGHDVFVKKWYEEKKKPTAILQLSHGMAEHIKRYHEFANSLASKGIVVFGNDHRGHGETGGKSGVLGFFAEENGFERAVDDLKEINCVIHEQYPDTPVFLMGHSMGSFLVRRFVQRYHNCIHGVIISGTGGNPGFMGKLGKTLAKSQMRKLGNKTESPLMNKLTFGSNNKKIADAETEYDWLTRDRNEVKKYIDDPYCGYIATTGFYYDLLSGLDIIHKNNEVNKIDKNLPFFFFSGDQDPVGNHTKGVIGVIEQFKKHGIKKIDYTFYKEGRHEMLNETNREEVTNDIIQWIEKQLSISC encoded by the coding sequence ATGGGAGAACAAGATCTATGGTTAAGGATGTCAGATGGTCATGACGTGTTTGTGAAGAAATGGTATGAAGAAAAAAAGAAACCAACAGCCATTTTACAACTATCACATGGCATGGCAGAGCATATTAAACGCTATCACGAGTTTGCGAATTCATTAGCATCAAAAGGTATTGTTGTGTTTGGAAATGACCATCGCGGACATGGTGAAACTGGTGGGAAAAGTGGTGTTTTAGGATTTTTTGCTGAAGAGAATGGATTTGAACGTGCGGTAGATGATTTAAAGGAAATCAATTGTGTTATTCATGAACAATATCCTGATACACCTGTTTTTCTGATGGGGCATAGCATGGGGTCATTTTTAGTTCGACGCTTTGTACAGCGTTATCACAACTGTATTCATGGTGTGATTATTTCGGGGACGGGCGGCAATCCTGGCTTTATGGGAAAGCTCGGTAAAACACTAGCAAAATCTCAAATGAGAAAATTAGGAAACAAAACAGAGAGCCCTTTAATGAATAAACTAACTTTTGGCAGCAACAATAAAAAGATTGCAGATGCTGAAACAGAATATGATTGGTTAACTCGAGATCGAAACGAAGTCAAGAAGTATATTGATGATCCTTATTGTGGGTATATTGCTACGACAGGTTTTTATTATGATTTACTATCAGGACTAGACATCATCCATAAAAATAATGAAGTAAATAAAATCGATAAAAACTTACCATTCTTCTTTTTTAGTGGTGATCAGGATCCAGTCGGCAATCATACGAAGGGTGTCATCGGTGTGATCGAACAATTCAAAAAGCATGGTATTAAAAAGATCGATTATACTTTTTACAAAGAAGGGCGTCATGAAATGCTTAATGAAACAAATCGTGAAGAAGTGACGAACGATATTATTCAGTGGATAGAGAAGCAATTATCGATTAGTTGTTGA